The Leptospira sp. WS39.C2 genome contains a region encoding:
- a CDS encoding START domain-containing protein, producing the protein MIQKHTVLKFILGCFLLTNFIPLLAQTPEWAESKRKKGIQVLTRPVPGSNIDEFLGKTEIDASISQVIALLVDSQSCKNLYHQCKELTVLSGTEKKSSVYLRNGAPWPVNDRDVIMDRSFEQNDKTLTTTMKMKRLDSNAKAAPSGVTRMPSFEGYWKLTPLANGKLKIEYQAHFESGGSVPQSVINLVLTDTPYETLLNLKSLVEQGKHKDAKYDWIKEPAVTTPTK; encoded by the coding sequence ATGATCCAAAAACATACAGTTTTAAAATTCATATTAGGATGTTTCCTACTCACAAACTTCATTCCACTTTTGGCTCAAACTCCAGAGTGGGCAGAATCAAAACGGAAAAAAGGGATCCAAGTTCTCACTAGGCCCGTACCTGGTTCGAATATTGATGAGTTTTTGGGAAAAACAGAAATAGATGCTTCCATTTCACAAGTGATTGCACTTCTCGTTGATTCTCAATCTTGCAAAAATTTGTACCACCAATGTAAGGAACTCACGGTTCTTTCTGGAACAGAAAAAAAATCATCGGTGTATTTACGAAATGGAGCGCCATGGCCCGTGAATGATAGAGATGTCATCATGGATCGTAGTTTTGAACAAAATGACAAAACTCTCACGACGACGATGAAGATGAAACGATTGGACTCGAATGCGAAGGCCGCACCTTCTGGTGTGACTCGAATGCCAAGTTTTGAAGGGTATTGGAAACTCACTCCACTTGCGAACGGAAAACTCAAAATTGAATACCAAGCTCATTTTGAATCTGGTGGGTCTGTACCTCAATCTGTGATCAACTTAGTACTCACTGATACTCCTTATGAAACACTCTTGAACTTAAAATCATTGGTCGAACAAGGGAAACACAAAGATGCAAAATATGATTGGATCAAGGAACCAGCCGTAACAACCCCAACAAAATAA
- a CDS encoding serine hydrolase — MKHKIFIGIILSSVSLLLFQCQKAVMTDKDTQATLIAGIFGSCFSLDSCFDQYAKTTDEGASFQVYDQNGTRIYARQSVLDYSTYKPIASGSKWVTAITAMRVIDCNAGNATNCGTVTAGSCNNGAVAGAITLSRTTGQVLGWTGTYANVTLRQLLAFISGLNAGGSSGSGQASCISTLPVGASDTQKNNCVNDIRDQSTGTPGALYQYNSNHMAVAQRMLEVSCNKTWDTMFTQLIVTPLGWDASQAVWRGNSRGGTDTDGSLSGAYGLSISPAHYAGMLNALLTNGTAKNASGTNLTTFLSTTSVTEILADQYNGAKIGYSQFSAFGYRWQYGLGNWRFCTVTDVPTECDKDLVSHSIGINGFYPWLDKNRNYMAILAVNNIGRKNGLSLLPASSTSLFFAETVRPIIHSQIGR, encoded by the coding sequence ATGAAACATAAAATATTTATTGGAATCATTCTCTCAAGCGTATCACTTCTTTTGTTTCAATGCCAAAAAGCAGTGATGACTGACAAAGACACACAAGCCACATTAATCGCTGGAATTTTTGGATCTTGTTTTAGTTTGGATTCTTGTTTTGACCAATATGCAAAAACAACAGACGAAGGTGCAAGTTTTCAAGTTTATGATCAAAATGGAACAAGAATCTATGCAAGACAATCTGTTCTAGATTATAGTACATATAAACCAATTGCCTCTGGGTCCAAATGGGTCACTGCTATTACTGCTATGAGAGTCATCGATTGTAATGCGGGTAATGCTACTAATTGTGGAACCGTCACTGCAGGATCATGTAATAATGGGGCAGTTGCTGGAGCAATTACATTGTCACGGACAACTGGTCAAGTTTTGGGTTGGACAGGCACTTATGCAAACGTCACCTTACGCCAGCTACTTGCATTTATTTCTGGTTTGAACGCTGGTGGAAGTAGTGGATCTGGGCAAGCAAGTTGTATTTCAACATTGCCAGTTGGAGCAAGTGACACTCAAAAAAACAATTGTGTCAACGATATCCGAGACCAGTCAACAGGTACTCCAGGTGCATTGTACCAATACAATTCAAATCACATGGCTGTCGCACAACGTATGTTAGAAGTATCCTGTAATAAAACTTGGGATACTATGTTTACACAATTGATAGTGACTCCACTTGGATGGGATGCAAGCCAGGCAGTTTGGCGGGGGAATTCCAGAGGTGGAACAGATACGGATGGAAGTTTATCCGGTGCTTATGGATTATCAATCTCTCCAGCGCATTATGCAGGGATGTTAAATGCACTTTTAACAAATGGTACTGCAAAAAATGCAAGTGGTACGAATCTTACTACTTTTTTATCCACAACATCTGTTACCGAAATATTAGCAGACCAATACAATGGAGCAAAAATTGGATATTCACAGTTCTCTGCCTTTGGATACCGCTGGCAATATGGTCTAGGAAATTGGAGATTTTGTACGGTCACGGATGTTCCTACCGAATGTGATAAGGATTTGGTTTCCCATAGTATTGGTATCAACGGTTTTTACCCATGGTTGGATAAAAATAGAAACTATATGGCGATCTTAGCAGTAAATAATATTGGAAGAAAAAATGGATTGAGTTTGTTACCAGCTTCTTCAACCTCATTATTCTTTGCAGAAACAGTTAGACCAATAATCCATTCGCAAATAGGCAGGTAA